From a region of the Halomonas sp. HL-93 genome:
- a CDS encoding TRAP transporter small permease: MSHLLARIHRGLILFNGSLAGLAMVLIFLLVAGNAFARYTYGGSITWGEDTAIYLMIYGLMFGMSWAYLQDKHIGFDLIRRLLPPSWVRWQAVAVDLAVLVIGIGLMVSAVEFIASRGGRTSSSTGMPMWLFQASMLIGGGLLSLSALVMAGRRLTDHDGQEASS; the protein is encoded by the coding sequence ATGTCTCATCTTCTCGCCCGAATACATCGTGGCCTGATCTTGTTCAATGGCAGCTTGGCAGGACTTGCCATGGTGCTGATTTTCCTGTTGGTCGCGGGCAATGCCTTTGCACGCTATACCTATGGCGGCTCCATTACCTGGGGCGAAGACACCGCCATCTACCTGATGATTTACGGTCTGATGTTTGGCATGTCTTGGGCGTACCTACAGGACAAACACATCGGGTTTGACCTTATTCGCCGCCTGCTACCGCCGAGCTGGGTACGCTGGCAGGCTGTTGCTGTCGATCTGGCGGTGCTGGTGATCGGCATAGGCCTGATGGTGTCGGCGGTTGAATTTATCGCCTCCCGTGGTGGGCGCACCTCCTCAAGCACGGGCATGCCGATGTGGCTATTTCAGGCGTCAATGCTGATTGGCGGCGGGCTGCTTAGCCTTTCTGCGCTGGTCATGGCTGGTCGTCGCCTGACCGACCACGACGGTCAGGAGGCATCATCATGA